A stretch of DNA from Takifugu flavidus isolate HTHZ2018 chromosome 22, ASM371156v2, whole genome shotgun sequence:
TGAAGGGCCCGAAGGCAGGAACCAAGGAGGTCATCTTGGATAACATGATCGGTTACCCTGACAACATCCGCCTCAGCGACCACGGAACATTCCTCGTTGGCATAACGACAACACGCTTCCGGAAGCTTCTGCCTCCGTTCCTGGACCTGATCGCTCCTTATCCAGCCGTCAAACGTTTCCTGGCCAAGGTGGGTTCTGGAATCCCGTGAGGTGAGAATGGTTCCGCTGATGTGGGATAAGAACCAGCTGTGATGTGGGCAGGTGGTGCCGCTCAGCTGGTACAACGTCCTGCTGCCGCGCTACgcgctggtcctggagctgggacCGGACGGTCACATCGTGGGCTCGCTGCACGACCCCGAAGGTCGGCTGACGTGGGCCATCAGCGACGTCTTCCAGCACCGAGGGAGGACGTACCTGGGCAGCACCGACCTGCCCTTCCTGCCGGTCCTGGAGGGCGGGAGCAGCTGATCCTGGACCTGTTTACTGCCAGAGTTCGGTCCGATTCCAgaatattttagttttattaAATGTTCAGCGTAATGAGGATAAAGAGCACAGAAATTAACATGAATTTTCtaacattttttaaactcagaagtgttttatgtttgttttctaATCAGTTCTGATGATTAATGACATATTTTGGACAAACGTGAGCAGCTCTGGACGTTCGGTCGGTTAAGTTCTTACTTTTGAAGTTTAACAGAAAAACttgatgtttaaaaaataattgatGCCAAACTTAACCTGCAACACCTGATTAAAgctacattttaaatattttatgttaaaatgaGATCAGCTATTTGATGTGAAAAGACATTAacttatttaatatttttttcttaatttcatTAATGATTTACTTACAGCAGACAGGATAAATATAAGTAAACTTGTTCATAAATGTGGGAAATTCTTAACTCTATGAATTTTGAATGTATTCTAAAACTTCTGTGTTTAACGGATGTAGATTTTTCCACAAAAATGCAGAATTAGACGAAACAGGCTCTCTGATAGTTAATCTCTTTATTTGgaccagaaaaacacacacagctaaagtacaacaacaaaaaacacatctgtgacAGCTTGAAAAGTGCAGCAGTGAGTTGAAATGTTTGACTTTTATGGCGTTTGGAGGTTAAGAAACTTCAGAATAAACCAACATGTTTGTACTATTGTGTTTTTGagtcaggagcttctctcaacACTCTGTTCTTAAAGGTTTTAACTCAAGATAAACCctttaaaaggtttatttttgaGATTAGTGTAATCCATGGAGAAACGGTTCCCTTAAACATTGTAGATCACATAAATATAACATACAAAACTAGATTTATTAATGACTTGGGCTAAGAAAAACCAATTATTTTGACTGAAATCCAAATGTGGCTCAAGGACACTACAAACATCCTATTGTTCACAACATATTTCATTAGATTTTCCTCCAGTGCAGAAATTCACATTATAAATCTTGAACTAAAAACACTTAAAGTTAGGGGGGAGAAAACGACTCAGAAAAGTGCGTTCACCAGTTCGCAGTGGAAATTTTCTTCACTAAAATGCAGCTACGGTTCTGGTGACGGGTCGTCTGGAATAACCCGGCTACCCTGTGATCTCATCAAAAACACCTCCTGAATTCTGAATTGCGACTCGGGACCTCACAGGACGCTTTTCCTAAAATCAAAGTGACATTAAAGAGGTGAGATGATTTGGCTTTTCTGCACTAACAAACTGTAAACGGCAGCTTTTCAGCAGAAGTTTTACAGGTGGGACCTGCGCGCGGAGAGGCCTCGTGTCTCCGTGGCAACCCACCGTTCCAAGTATACCACCCCAAGAATCTCTTTAGCCATCAGGCTCCGGAGGCTGTGAAACAAGGCAACAACAGGGGAGGCTGAAAACGGACCAGTCGTCCAGTTTTCTTATTTTAGCTTCTGTTGCAGTCTAACGGGCTGCCAGCCGGGGGCGCTAAACATCTGCCGGGGGTTAAATTTATACCTGAAAAACAGCAGGATGGTTTGGCGTTAGAACAGATTGATCATATTCAGCAGATGTGGCAGTTTTAGAGCCGCGTGACGGAAGATTGAAGCATTAGCGGTGCCGAACAGACCTCGGGTCGTACACCCCGGGCGTCCGACATGACTGCTTGGCGCAGGACTGCAACATCATCAGCCGGTGGTTCATCTTCTCCAGGACCTCCTGGTCGATGGTTTTTGCGATGTTCTTCAGCTGGAACGGATCCGCCGTCATGTTGTAAACTTCCACAAACACCTGCAATAGGAGAAAAGCTTCCGtttgaccaccagggggcagtaatATCATTTCCACTTCGTACTGCAGCCTTAATCAGCCTGGTGTGAACGTACCTCATTGTCATCGAACTCGCAGTACTGCAGGCTGACAGAGGGGGCGACAGTGCGCACACAGGCATAGGTGTTGTTGAAGGCGTCCTCGCACACACAGTCTGGGAAACACTCCTGTGGGAAAGAGGGACACTCATGTGACTCTAAGAGTAATTCTCCTGAGTACGTTCCACTCGTCGCTATCGTACCGACACGCCggggcccagcagggggcacgcCGGGTCCGACACGTTGCGTCCTTCTCCTTCGTACTCCACCAGAAAGTCCGtccgccagctgctgctgttcacctTCCCCTCCTGCGGTCACAAACGCACATCAGGTCCGATGCCACCCGAGATTCAAACCTGCCGAGCTCACCATAATGGGCAGGAAGCTCACGCCGTCCATCTGGGTCTTGTTGACGTCGATCCCGGCGATGTCCAGGATGGTCGGGCCGAGGTCGATGTTCGCCACCAGCATCTGTTACATCGGGGAGTTGAGTGATCGGCCACAGCGGAACAGGGGAACAAATGCTTTCCATACCTGACTGGTCTGGTTTGCTTTGATCTGTGGCCCTCTGACCATGAGAGGCACTCTGATGTCGAACTCATAGAGCTGCCGCTTGtccagaggaagagagaactgACCTGGAGGGGGGAATAAAGCGGGTGAAGCCGCATCTAAACAGCTACAGGTAAACTAGCCGCTGCGCTACGCACCTGTGTGGTAGCCGTTGTCAGAGGTGAAGAAGATGTAGGTATTGTCCAGTTCACCTCTGATCTCCAACCTCTTCACAAGCGTCTCCACCAGGTCGTCCACTGACAGCAGAGTGCGCCACCTGCAGGCCAGGAGGATCAAGTAACGGAGACTAAGTTGACATTGGAGACGTTGCACTAGAATATTGGTGTGAATTTGTGGTGTTCATagatgaaacaggaagctgagcgAGGGCGACAGGAAGCAACCATAGCTGACCGTTTCCTGAAGGCGTCGTCCAGAAACTGAACCGAGCTGTTGCTCATCGGTGTCTTGGCCTGTCTGATGAGCCAGTGTTTGTCCTGTGGGGAGAAATTAAACCTCTCTGTAATGtccatttttaatgttttacacCTCAAGATAGCGGGTGAGGCCGCACCTTCCCGTGCACGTTGAAGTTGGGGTCTCTGGGGGCCTTGGTGCTGTTGAAGCTGTTCTGGTACTGAGGTGCCGCCGTCCACGGAGAGTGAGGCGCTGGCGTGGATACCATCATGAAGAAGGGTTGGTAGCTGGATTTATACTGGAGGAATTCCAGAGACATATTGGCCTGAGAGGAAACGCAAAGTTCAAGCTTTAGCGGATACACTTGCAACAAGTCTTGAGAGGGATCATGTGTGTCCCCATCATGTGTgtccccatcatgtgcgtccccatcatgtgcgtccccatcatgtgcgCCCCATCATGTGCGTTCCCCATCATGtgcgtccccatcatgtgcgtccccatcatgtgcgtccccatcatgtgcgtccccatcatgtgcgtccccatcatgtgtgtccccatcatgtgcgtccccatcatgtgcgtccccatcatgtgcgttccccatcatgtgcgtccccatcatgtgcgtccccatcatgtgcgtccccatcatgtgcgtccccatcatgtgcgtccccatcatgtgcgtccccatcatgtgcgtccccatcatgtgcgttccccatcatgtgcgtccccatcatgtgcgtccccatcatgtgcgtccccatcatgtgcgttccccatcatgtgcgtccccatcatgtgcgtccccatcatgtgcgtccccatcatgtgcgtccccatcatgtgcgtccccatcatgtgcgtcCCCATCATGTGTGTCCCCATCATGTGTGTCCCCACCAGGACGTCCGTCAGGTAGTCTTTGCTGTAGTCCGACCCGTGTTTTTGAGCCTTTCCATTGACCGACAGAGTGTAGTTGTAGTATTTTGAGTTCTTCtccttaaaaaaagaggaaatactCTGATTATATTGTAGTTATTCTCTCAAAAAACACACAGTTATCAAAAGTAGCAACCCTTACCAGTCCCACCCAGAAGCTCCAGCCTGGAGGGATGTGCTCCACGCCACCAGCCTGCGCATGTCCGTACTGAAGCAGAGGATGCAAAGGTAACATGTTTGGCTTTAAACACCACTAATGTCAACAGTAGCGTCTCTGATTTGGCCTTTTTCTGAACAGATGCATCATTTTTGTCTCACTGACGCAGCATTAATCAGACTGTCTGGAATCTTCCTTTGGAGTGGCAACACTCTGAgcggcgccctctagtggtggaaCGTGTTAAAGTACCAGGCAGAAGCTTCATCTGAGAGCATTTACTGTATAAGTCTGCAGGAAAAATGCTAGTATCGTCATGATAATGTTGATTTAAACTCATTAAAGTGATCCCGGTTCATCTCTGTAAAGCAGGAATTCAATGACGGATGTTCAATAGAAGCTGCTGCCTGTTCCAGCCTGAAGCAAACAGTCACTCAGTGAACTTAGGAACCCGCCGACTGGCTGATTCATCAGTCCACAGATGAACGTTATCACAAACTGACAGGAGAGCCTGATGCAATTTCAAAACCTCAGGAAATCTTTGCTGTGCAATTAGTCAATGTAAACAACACTAAACAATAGCAGGAAGTGACTCCCCTTTCTGTCATACCAAGGTTTTAACATTTTTCAAGGGCTACGTTGCAGCCTTGAGAAACAAAGACGTGATGTTCACTCACCTGGTTGAGATATTTCCCGGCGAAGAACGTCTGGTAGTCGGCGTGCGCCTTGAGCAGGGCGGGGAAGGTGGTGGCCTCCTCGCTCTTCTGCCAggctttgctgctgcagttgccCTCTAAGGTGTTGTTGGTGACGCGGTGGTTGTGAGGGTACTTCCCCGTCAGGATGCTGGCTCTGCTGGGGCAGCACAGCGGACTGGCCACAAACTGAGGTGGAAACAGCAACAACGTCGGACCGAGCCACTCCTTTTCAACGACATCCGCGCAACGTTTATAAAACTCACCGCGTTGGTGAAGGACACCCCTGCGTCACCGAtcagttttttggtttttttaagtGGAGTCTGGAGGGAAAAGGGTGGAAGTAATAATCAAGAAAACAGCTGTGATGCTAATAAATGAGCAGAAATCTGTTCATAAATGAATACGAATCAGAATGCAGTCCATTCACTTGAGCAAGACTGGTAAAAATGATCATAATCTCGAAACTAAACTCCAATAGTCCAAAATGGCTTTAGTGTCATCAGATTTGAATGGAATAATATGCAGATTCAGGCAATTTAGGGGGCCAAACTTGTTCAAATCCGATGCTATTTGGCTGTTATTGTGTCCAAGGTGGAGAGCGTTTGCCTAAAAAAAGCGTTATCTTGATAGATTTGTCTTCTGGCTCCATTCAGCAGAGATAACCAAATGATGAATCCAGCCAGAAGGAATGTGAGCTGTCAGCTTAATCTGACTCCACTGTTACCCTGGATCAGCTCAGGGGACCGACAGGCGGCTACAAAACTGGgaaacgcacacacaaaaacaggttttcagTCTAAATTCACCCACCAGACCACCCATAGCGACGTCTAAGTCATCGGTGAGGATGAGAACGATGTTTGGTCTCCGGTTGGACTTGGCCGACGCTCCGCCGCTCAGGCAGCTCCACAAAGTGACGCAGATGAGCAGACAGTTTAATAACTGAAGCGGAAACGAGCCCGTCGAGCACATTTTGATAATTTACTGATACACTACGAACATGCCGTCCCTTCGTTCACCGCAGCTGTCTGTTGACGGTTTGATGACGCCTCTTCTGgggaaaacaagcagcagactTTGGCCTGTTTCTGTTTAACGGCACACTTCGCTGCTTCCGGGTCACATGACACGCAATTGCGGAAACTCGTGTCAGGTGATCTGAGGCGGACACGCCCCCCAAGTTGACggcaaaataacacaaaatatactatatatatattcaaATTAATTACCTCGCAGTATTATCTTAATTAATATGTTCAAAAAGCATTGACTTTTGACTATAAATACGTTTTGACTAATTGATTAATATCTATTGTCAAAATTACATCAGATATTCATATAATTATGTTTGTAACTTTGTCTTTGAAATTgtctataaaaaaaaatcaggcgtAATATGGAAGGCAGAGGGTATAGAAATAATCGTGCTGTATTATCCAATCAAAACAACCAAGAGTGTCTGAAGTAAAGAAGTTCAGAAACTTGCTGCTAAGAATAGTAATAAAACAGATATTCTTAACACTTAAGGGTCAAACGATGTTCGAATACTTCATTTCTTCATATATCTTAGCTatttttattgtcattattttaacaTATGCTAAAATTTGCCATTATCGCCTGGTTTAAAACAGTTCCACAACATGGACGCTGATTGGTGGAGCGTCTTTTAAGCTGCCTTCTCATTGGTCCCCCGCAGACACCTGCACCTGTCGCGCCACCTGAAAGTTTAGCAGCCATTGAGAAGTTGAGGCAGTGGGCTGGACCATTGTTCggtctgggaggggggggacagcaCCGCCGAGTCCTGACTAATGAGGAAGGAACGGCAAGGCCGCCGGACGGTGTTTACCTTTGGAAGCGGAATAATGGAGCGCTCCAGGAACTCGGTCCTCCTCAAGGAAAACTTTGCAAGTTCGGTTTCTTTCCTGCGAAAATAACCTCCCCCCCCCATGTAGAGCCGTGGCGGGGGTAGTTTTGAGGAGTTTGCCGGTGATTTAAAAATGGACGCGGAGTTGGAGTTAAACGGGGAAGAACTTTTGGAAGTTGACATATGCGATCGTGGCGTGTGTTCTGAGGACGAGAGCGGCGTTTTTGTGAACTCGGCTTCTTCCCTGCAGGAAGAATTCTCCGGCTTCCAGCAGTGGGCGAGTCCGTCTCTGTCACCTCACCGTGACACATCATCACCTCCGGGGCAACAGAGCCACAACGGAGCGGGAACTCCGCCGGGGTCCGCCGCTCCCAGGCCCCGCACGGACGCTGACAGCGACGCCGAGAACCCGGCGGATGGGCTCAGAGCCCCGCGGAGCTCCATCGTGGACTGCCTGCTGGTGGAGCTTTACGAGACCTACagcggaggcagcaggaggaatgCGGACAGCTGGGACAGCTCCACCGAGGCGTCCGGTTCCGATGCTTTCCCGGGCCGGAGCAACTCTGGGTCCAgcttcctgcaggagctgcaggagaaacacaccaggaggctgcagatgaaCTACCTGGGCCAGAAAGGTAAATGCCCCTCGTGCAAAGGTgatttttgtgttgtttaaaaaaaaaacaaacatattaagTCTCGAAGCTTCACGTGAGGACAATTCCTAATATAAAGTTCTAAAATCTTGGATCATTTCAAATGTCTGCCAATCTATAAATGCTTTACGAATCAGAGGTGTCACGTATCACTATTTGCAAACTGCTTGTCATTCTCAGTCCATAATTTTGATTATTTGCACCGGATCACTGGCAAATACAGATGTTAGATGCTGCAGCTTGTTGGCACAGGTGTCTCCAATAGAAAATACCTGGAGTTTAGGAGTTATAACAACTTAAAAGCTTGAATATATGGAAATGATCCCTGTTAATATGAAACAAATGGAAGAAACAGCGGTGACGTTAACAGAGCATTGATGCATAGATGTGAAATGACCAGGGACTAGTTGACGGGGCTTCCTGGGAGGGTGGAGAGGGACCCTAACGTGGGTGCCAGGCCGCCATTGTTTCCTTCCTTAAGGTGGATTCCTACTGTAAACACGGCCGAGCTTCCCAGTTCAGTGTTTGTCCTCGCTCAAGTCAAACAGTGCAGAGGATCGCTGCTCAGGAGGAGGGAACCAGGACGGATGAAGAGTGCCAGCGTTTCCCACAGCTAAACCAGTCTGAGGGGGgaaatgaattttatttttttcaaaagatTCGTTTATGAAAACACAATATTTTCTGAAACAGACTGCACTGTGTAAAAGAGGATTTATggattcatttcttttaaaattgagACGTTTTTTTGTGTTAACTTCAGTTGAGATTTATATTTTCAGTAGATGCAGGTTGGAGGGGAAGAAAATCCTAATAAAAACTGTCAGAATTCTACAAATATGAAAACCAGAAGTTcgggaaaggaaaaaaaaaaagtttttttttgaatgaatagaaatataaaatagatatatattatatatatatatataaatagtataATCTCAGTTTAAAATTAGATCAGCATGTCGGAGATCGTCTGGGTCGGTGTTCTGGTTGCTCCTCCTTGCCTGAGGCTCAGGGAAACGCAGCAACGGCAGCAGTGTTCTcatttttattctcatttttattctcaatattcTCACATGTTGGAAATGGTCAAGCAGCTCCTCTGAATTAGGTCCAAACGTGGTTTTATAACCAGAAAACAGCTTCAGAGAACGTCACCCAGCAGGTAACCTCCTCCTTTAGCATTCAGATCGCCCTCGGCAAACgtctttgtgttttcagctccGGAGGAACTGCGCGCCATCATCCAGGAGGCCAAATATCGCAGCGGCCTGCAGTCGGCTAAGCTGATCCGCCAGCTGAGGAGGCGAGACCGACTTAGCCACAAACTGCAGAAGAACTATGACATCATCACGGCGTGTCTCCAGGCTGTCTCGCAGAAACGAAGTAAGGGCTCCTGTTTAGCTTTGATCGCAGATCAAAGTGATTTATGTCaacaaaatgtatgttttgctgTCGTTTACGATGATTTCTTTGCCTTAAATGTTGGCTTAAAACGTGGAGGAAATGAGATTATTTATGTTGTTTCATTCTGCAGCAACTCCAGATGTTTTACAGCAAATTTGGTTCCTTCAGAAGTTCTTTATTCTCTGATGTGTCTTGAGACTCTGAACAAATAGTAATTTAGTATTTGGTGGTTTAGgtatttcctccatttttcctATCAGATGTTCTATAGGAAACTGAAGCGCCATTATTGAAGCTACAGGTTTGCATATCGAGAGTTCTCTCCTGTATCTTGAGTCGTATGAAAATAACTGACATTTACATAACTGAACAGTTCAGCTGTGAGCTCTGGGGTAGATAGTAGGTGCGTTCCCCTTATTTTAAAGATGTGTCACACATTAGAGGTCAGAGACTGATGACAACACCTGAGAAGAGATCAGGTTGttctcgtgctgctgctgcagctctggggaCATTCCTCCAACGACCGGTTTCTATCTGACGTCTTCTTTTAAACTTTTTGCATCCTGTTTTAGGCACAATGATAAAACAATGTATATTTCATGTTAGAAGGACAAATGATTGtacaggagaggaaaagaagccCCCCCAAATATTTTCCCCTCACTTCTAAATCACTAAATATTGTGTCTGAAGCAGCTCGATGCTCCCTAACGTTTTCAGCCATCGTTTTAGTCGGTGAAGGTGAAAATGCGTCGGTTTCTGTGCTCGTTTACCTGGACACGGATGGCAAAGCTGATGGTAAAACTGgtggaggtgaaaggtcaaagcTCACACGTTTGTTTTGTGTAGTCAACATAAATAAGAAAACGTAGGGTAAAGCAGCAATCATTGGCTGATGGAGAAAGAGTTTTTCAATCATTAGCCATTCTACAGATATTGAATGGAGCCTATCTTGAGAATCAAACCTTTTTTTGGTGTGGTTTCCAGCCCtttagggggcgctgttgcccgtttcctgctgcagaatgAGGAAAAATCTGGAGTATTTCTAAAGTCTGAGCCACTAAGGCAATTAGAACTACAGTGATAGTGATTGACAGGTCGGTATTTTTTTTGCCCACCATTACGTCATTGCCTGTCTCCTCCCCACGTGTCTCTCCATCCTCGCGCCTTCTCTCGGTGACGTTAGACccggaggaggatgaggaggtgagcGGCATCATCGGAATCACCGTCCGTCTTCTTTTATAGCAGCgatccttttgtttttaaagatccATCTCGGATCTGTTCTGCCCGCGTGGtcggcaacaaaaaaaaaaaaccgtcACCGGAAGTGATCTGAAACTGATCGCTTTGACCGATCGAATCTTCCCcgttctggaggaggagcagcaggagcggcAGCGGTTATCTGGATGGATCCGGTTCAGGAAGACGCGGCGGAGGGGCGTTAAAGCGATGAGGTGACCGGACCCTCTGGTTCCCCGATGAGGCAGGAGCGGCTCCCCGCCGCCGGGAGGAGGCCGCGGGCCGGCGTGAGGCTGCGGCAGCGGCCGCAGGGCTCGGGAGGGGTCGGCAACATCATCAGCAACGTCCTTAAGAAACGTAACGGCATCTCCAGGAGTGCCCCCCGGCTGCTCTGCACCTTAGAACCAGGTGACACGGGTGCATGTCCGGGCGTGAGCGAGCGCGCTTTAAATGCGCCATTTGATTGGAAATCTTCTTGATGTGATCAATTGCATGGCGGCACTTCCGggtgcagcagcttctctcgGGGGGTTTGTTTCGTTTGATCCCATCAGATTAATCCTCCAAATCAgaagactgattttttttaaattattattgatGCAAGAAGAGTTgtaaagaaatcaaagaaaatcaaaTTTAATATCGATTTTTTGGATTTAGCTCATTTCCGGATATATATGACTATATGCTGTTAAACATGAGTGGGGCACCCCCGACAAAGGATTAAAAACACCAAATAGTATCCGATCAAGTGTCCGTTTTTACACCAACGACCACGATGGACGCAAATGTGGCAGGAAAacactcatcctcctcctgcacgAAGATAAgatcaaataaataataagaaGATCAAATGAGCAGGCGCTGAAGTGATATTAGCCCCGTTTTTAGGTTGCAAACAGACGGAAATATGGTATTTTTGccgatttttcttttcttttttgacatttACAACAGCTAATTTAAGAATTTACGTGACCATTAAAGTAAAATTATGCCTTCCTACACTCTGAGGTTTTCTACATCCGTATTTTTTTATCCTTTGGAATATCCATCTTAGTTAATGCCTCAAAATTATTTaactatatataaatatatatatatatatatatggatttGAAGCAGCTGTTTGATGCTTTTTTAGCTCGttcattttagaaaaaaaaaggtgagcGTTTAGTCTGAACGATGGAGACTCTCCGGGGTGATTGGCGGCTGTCTGTAATCTGTGacggggcaggaggagggtttTCCCCGCGATAATCCGCCCAGACCTCCCACAGGGAACTGCACAATCCAATATGGCGCAGGACCAAACGACAGAGGCGGAATATGCAGGTTTAACACACATTCTAAATAATTTCACGGCGTGAATTTCTCGCTTGTTAACGTGTATAAGTTTGGCTGCCGGCGGAGAATCGTTCCGGGTGCCTGCGGGACGTGGGAGACCTCAGCCGGCGGAGCCGTCGCTCCAGAGCCGGGGCATGTCAGCGGGTCGTTAGCAGGACCCCAGATCCGAGTGCTGCTggaattttgttttaaatacgTTAAATATTCTCCATTAACGAGGAGATCTTGCAGTTACGAGCGAAGCAGAGACCGCGGGAAAACTTCAGCACCGAGAGGAAATGGACAGCGACACTTCCGCTTCCGCGTTTCAAAGCGCGTTTCAAAGACTTTTATTAATCTGACTGATCAAATAAACCACTTTAGAGGCCCCCTAATGAGGTGTTCACTGGGAGGATAACATATAAATATGAAGCAGATGAGTCTGATTGTTTTTACAATCAAAAGATCCAAAAGGGAACTTCTGGGTCTAaaattttgatcatttcagatTTTTCATCCCATAATCATTGTTGTTAGACCCATACAATGTACTGTAAAGTGttacataaacataaacatgtgTAATTATGTCCGCTGTTGCTCAGCTAAAATGCTAACCTAACATCTGCCtttcatatttaattttttttaaccgTAGTAACTGTTTAAATATCACTGTTATGTGCTGGTAAGATATTTAAGTCCATATGATGAATTAATTGTTGATTCATTGATTTAAACTCATCATACTTCTGATCTGAAAGCTGTTTTACTGATCCTCTTTAACAATGACCTTTTCCCTAACATCCCCTCTAAACAGTCCTACTACATTTATTCCCCTGTATGACAGGTCAATGCTAAAGGTTACGTTGTGTTTCAGGAGTTGACACAAGGCTGAGATTCTCCATTGAGCCGTCGCTGGGAAAGAACGGATTCCAGCAGGTAGAACACGTCCAACatcactcacagacacactgaTTTCATTAACCTGTTTACACCAATGTGTTTTCGATTGATCTGAATTGGGTTTGTTGTGTAAAAACAGTGGTACGATGCCCTGAAAGCAGTGGCCAGACTCCCCACTGGGATCCCAAaggaatggaggaggagggtatGTAACCCAAACGGGTTTTACAATTAAGAGGTTGTTTGAAAATACGCttaacagaagaagaagaaatttcCTTTAGTGCTGTAAAGTGAAAGCCATATGTAGCAGCATATGTAACCTAATTTATACCCAAACATTCGTGTGTATTTAGCAAATAAACCCACACATCGTCTGGGAGTGTTGCCATGGTTGAATGGATTGTGCCGGCCctgttatttaatatttaataaactGTAATCCTCGACCTCCAGCTGTTCCGACAGCGATGCTCCAAAGGAGCAGCTGACCCAGCTTCACTGGAAGAAAAGCGTTTACTTTGTTCACTCAAAGACGGCGAGACGAGAACGTGCCCCAGAGGCGCTCTGGCGTTCGTCTCTTCCTCTGTTGAGGAGcggagcaggaagtg
This window harbors:
- the gnsa gene encoding N-acetylglucosamine-6-sulfatase yields the protein MCSTGSFPLQLLNCLLICVTLWSCLSGGASAKSNRRPNIVLILTDDLDVAMGGLTPLKKTKKLIGDAGVSFTNAFVASPLCCPSRASILTGKYPHNHRVTNNTLEGNCSSKAWQKSEEATTFPALLKAHADYQTFFAGKYLNQYGHAQAGGVEHIPPGWSFWVGLEKNSKYYNYTLSVNGKAQKHGSDYSKDYLTDVLANMSLEFLQYKSSYQPFFMMVSTPAPHSPWTAAPQYQNSFNSTKAPRDPNFNVHGKDKHWLIRQAKTPMSNSSVQFLDDAFRKRWRTLLSVDDLVETLVKRLEIRGELDNTYIFFTSDNGYHTGQFSLPLDKRQLYEFDIRVPLMVRGPQIKANQTSQMLVANIDLGPTILDIAGIDVNKTQMDGVSFLPIMEGKVNSSSWRTDFLVEYEGEGRNVSDPACPLLGPGVSECFPDCVCEDAFNNTYACVRTVAPSVSLQYCEFDDNEVFVEVYNMTADPFQLKNIAKTIDQEVLEKMNHRLMMLQSCAKQSCRTPGVYDPRYKFNPRQMFSAPGWQPVRLQQKLK